The genomic region ATATATTAATCGTAGTTCGGGGCGATGCGCAGCTACTCAGGCGGACACGACCCTGTCGAGCTCCTTCTCCCTCTGCCTGTAGTCGGGGAGGACGGCCCCAAGTCTCCGCCTGAAGGAGGGGGAGTGATTGTGCTCGGTGAGGTGCGCCAGTTCGTGGAGCAGGACGTATTCCCTGACGGGCGGGGGGAGGGCGATGAGCTGCCAGCTGAACGAGAGCCTGCCGTCCCGCGTGCAGCAACCCCAGTTCTTGATCTCCCTGACGTCTGCCCTCCGGTACTGGACAGCGAGCCTCCGTGCAAGCTCGGGCAGCGTCCTAATCACGTATGCTGAGGACTCTTTGAGGAACCAGCGCCTTACTAGCTCCTTGGTGCTCGACCTGTCGTGGGCCATGATAACGACAGCGCCTTTGTCTGCATCGAGGCGCAGTTCTTCTCTTCCGCTGGTCTGCACGAAGACGAGCTTCAGGCGCCTGCCGTCGAACATCACTGACCCGTCGTCCAAGACCTTGCGGGCGTGCACCAACTCTTCGCGGTGTTTCAGAACCCACGACTCTCTTTTCCTGATGGCAGATTCGGCGTCGAACGATTTCGGGCGCGGAGAGACTATCTCAAGCATCGAGTCTGGTCTGAACCTGAAGT from Nitrososphaerales archaeon harbors:
- a CDS encoding M48 family metallopeptidase, which produces MPSITLGGQRVEYTVVKGRGRRYTYFRFRPDSMLEIVSPRPKSFDAESAIRKRESWVLKHREELVHARKVLDDGSVMFDGRRLKLVFVQTSGREELRLDADKGAVVIMAHDRSSTKELVRRWFLKESSAYVIRTLPELARRLAVQYRRADVREIKNWGCCTRDGRLSFSWQLIALPPPVREYVLLHELAHLTEHNHSPSFRRRLGAVLPDYRQREKELDRVVSA